In Neofelis nebulosa isolate mNeoNeb1 chromosome 10, mNeoNeb1.pri, whole genome shotgun sequence, one DNA window encodes the following:
- the P2RY2 gene encoding P2Y purinoceptor 2: protein MATGPGRWNSTVNDTWGGDELGYKCRFNEDFKYVLLPVSYGVVCVLGLCLNAVALYIFLCRLKTWNASTTYMFHLAVSDALYAASLPLLVYYYARGDHWPFSIVLCKLVRFLFYTNLYCSILFLTCISVHRCLGVLRPLRSLRWGRARYARRVAAAVWVLVLACQSPVLYFVTTSARGGRITCHDTSAPELFSQFVAYSSVMLGLLFAVPFAIILVCYVLMARRLLKPAYGTSGGLPRAKRKSVRTIAVVLAVFALCFLPFHVTRTLYYSFRSLDLSCHTLNAINMAYKITRPLASANSCLDPVLYFLAGQRLVRFARDAKPPTDPTPTTPARRRRGLHRLDRTDIKRTKDVSSSSEDSRRTESMAAGGENTKDIRL from the coding sequence ATGGCCACAGGCCCGGGCCGCTGGAACAGCACCGTCAATGACACCTGGGGTGGGGACGAGCTGGGCTACAAGTGCCGCTTCAATGAGGACTTCAAGTACGTGCTGCTGCCTGTGTCCTACGGTGTGGTGTGTGTGCTCGGGCTGTGTCTCAACGCCGTGGCGCTCTACATCTTCCTGTGCCGCCTCAAGACCTGGAACGCGTCCACCACGTACATGTTCCACCTGGCCGTGTCCGATGCGCTGTACGCAGCCTCCCTGCCGCTGCTGGTCTATTACTATGCCCGCGGGGACCACTGGCCCTTCAGCATAGTGCTCTGCAAGCTGGTGCGCTTCCTCTTCTACACCAACCTTTACTGCAGCATCCTCTTCCTCACGTGCATCAGCGTGCACCGATGCCTGGGGGTCCTGCGCCCGCTGCGCTCGCTGCGCTGGGGCCGGGCCCGCTATGCCCGCCGGGTGGCAGCTGCCGTGTGGGTGCTGGTGCTGGCTTGCCAGTCACCCGTGCTCTACTTCGTCACCACCAGCGCGCGTGGCGGCCGCATTACCTGCCACGACACCTCAGCACCCGAGCTCTTCAGCCAGTTCGTGGCCTACAGCTCTGTCATGCTGGGCCTGCTCTTCGCAGTGCCCTTTGCCATCATCTTGGTCTGTTACGTGCTTATGGCTCGGCGGCTGTTGAAGCCAGCCTACGGGACCTCGGGAGGCCTGCCGCGGGCCAAGCGCAAGTCGGTGCGCACCATTGCCGTGGTGCTGGCTGTCTTCGccctctgcttcctgcctttCCATGTCACCCGCACCCTCTACTACTCCTTCCGCTCCCTGGACCTCAGCTGCCACACCCTCAATGCCATCAACATGGCTTACAAGATCACCCGGCCGCTGGCCAGTGCCAACAGTTGCCTTGACCCCGTGCTCTACTTCCTGGCTGGGCAGAGGCTTGTGCGCTTTGCCCGAGATGCCAAGCCACCCACAGACCCCACTCCTACTACCCCAGCTCGCCGCAGACGGGGCCTGCACAGGTTGGACAGGACTGACATCAAGAGGACAAAAGATGTGTCGAGCAGCAGTGAGGACTCTAGGCGGACAGAGTCCATGGCAGCTGGTGGTGAGAACACTAAGGACATCCGGCTGTAG